A genomic stretch from Telopea speciosissima isolate NSW1024214 ecotype Mountain lineage chromosome 7, Tspe_v1, whole genome shotgun sequence includes:
- the LOC122666594 gene encoding zinc finger protein 2-like — translation MELEPNASLNLNLPKRNLNLDLALENSSSSSSLSPLSPTEPRVFSCNFCQRKFYSSQALGGHQNAHKLERSLAKRSREMSAVFQPHAGFSHRPSPDIGGASTHRRVPTPLISYEHQQQVARFGREMMSYRPKNVQHQEEFNQLDLSLRL, via the coding sequence ATGGAGCTTGAGCCAAACGCATCTCTTAACCTCAACCTACCTAAACGAAACCTAAACCTAGACCTTGCCCTAgagaactcatcatcatcatcttctttatcACCTCTAAGTCCCACAGAGCCACGTGTCTTCTCCTGCAACTTTTGCCAGAGGAAATTCTATAGTTCCCAAGCTTTAGGTGGACATCAGAACGCTCACAAGCTTGAACGAAGTTTGGCCAAGAGAAGCCGAGAGATGAGTGCTGTTTTCCAACCTCATGCAGGTTTTAGCCACCGTCCAAGCCCTGATATCGGCGGCGCTTCCACTCACCGTCGAGTTCCAACACCATTAATCAGCTATGAACATCAACAGCAAGTGGCAAGATTCGGAAGAGAGATGATGAGTTACAGGCCTAAGAACGTTCAGCATCAGGAGGAGTTTAATCAGCTAGACCTCTCTCTCAGGCTTTGA
- the LOC122669382 gene encoding WAT1-related protein At3g30340-like, which yields MAVIFRRESFRFCSINGQAKVWGISLSVLGTIAMVLYTRETIPKHQSSEIGFPATGNRFIGYLANLVSLLALGSLNVLLEHVTTKYQGDMSWAAMISFCGTLQTVAIAAFTDRSSTAWKIRLEGSLEVLTILYGGILMTGICFYATTWCIHKKGSVFASAFGPLIIIFSFLFESNFRKKVQFESIIGAALVVVGLYLLLWAKAKDSGSKKMTEGIENSTTKPASLLPLLGDKLDSCA from the exons ATGGCAGTAATTTTCCGGCGAGAGAGTTTCAGGTTTTGCAGCATCAATGGCCAAGCCAAGGTATGGGGAATTTCTTTATCGGTACTGGGGACTATTGCTATGGTGCTCTACACCAGAGAAACGATACCTAAACATCAATCGTCAGAAATTGGTTTTCCAGCCACCGGAAACCGGTTTATCGGTTATCTCGCCAATTTGGTTTCACTCCTCGCTCTTGGTTCCTTGAATGTGTTGTTG GAACATGTGACGACTAAATATCAAGGAGATATGTCTTGGGCAGCCATGATCAGCTTCTGTGGAACCCTTCAAACCGTTGCTATTGCAGCCTTCACAGATAGGAGTTCCACTGCATGGAAGATCAGGTTGGAGGGAAGTCTTGAGGTTCTAACTATCCTTTACGGG GGAATATTAATGACTGGAATATGCTTTTATGCCACAACATGGTGCATACATAAGAAGGGGTCCGTTTTTGCATCAGCATTTGGCCCACTTATCAtcatcttctcctttctctttgaGTCAAACTTCCGGAAAAAAGTTCAATTTGAGAG cattATAGGAGCTGCATTAGTGGTGGTGGGATTATATCTCCTTTTATGGGCCAAAGCTAAGGATAGTGGATCAAAGAAGATGACCGAAGGAATTGAAAATTCTACAACTAAACCTGCTTCTTTGTTACCCTTATTAGGAGACAAGTTAGATTCTTGTGCTTGA
- the LOC122667869 gene encoding 4-coumarate--CoA ligase-like produces the protein MVPTREEQEFIYRSKLPDIYIPNHLPLHSFCFQNLSKFSSRPCLVDSSTGKTYNYSDVNLISRKVASGLNKLGIKQGQVIMVLLHNTPEFAFTFLGALYRGAITTTANPFYEAAEIAKQAIASNVKLIVTHACYVDKVKGLAQEKGIKVVCIDSAPTPSGCLNFSELTQSDENDMPSVEWDPNDVVVLPFSSGTTGLPKGVMLSHKNMITSVAQHVDGENPNLYFHSEDVLLCLLPMFHIYALTAVLLCGLRVGSAILLMQKFEVVRLMELIQKFKVTVVPLAPPAILAISRSKIIDNYDCSSIRMVISGAAPIGKDLEDSFKSKFPNSKFGQGYGMTEAGPVTMCLAFAKEPFDTKPGSCGTVIRNADLKIIDPITGFSLSRNQPGEICIKGYQIMKGYLNDPEGTKRTIDKHGWLHTGDIGYVDEDDEIFIVDRLKELIKYKGFQVAPAELEAILVAHPKISDAAVVPMKDEVAGEVPVAFVVKSNGCEVTDDEIKEYISKQVVHYKRIKRVLFVHSIPKAPSGKILRKDLRAKL, from the exons ATGGTGCCTACCAGAGAAGAACAAGAGTTCATCTACCGATCAAAGCTCCCAGATATCTACATTCCAAACCATCTCCCTCTACATTCTTTTTGTTTCCAAAACCTATCAAAATTCAGCTCACGCCCATGTCTCGTTGACAGTTCCACCGGCAAAACCTACAATTACTCAGATGTCAATCTCATCTCCCGAAAGGTAGCTTCTGGTCTTAACAAATTGGGCATCAAACAAGGTCAGGTGATCATGGTTTTACTCCACAACACGCCCGAGTTTGCATTCACATTCCTCGGTGCATTATATCGCGGCGCCATCACCACCACGGCGAATCCCTTTTACGAAGCTGCGGAGATAGCAAAGCAAGCAATAGCTTCCAATGTTAAACTTATAGTCACCCATGCTTGCTATGTTGACAAGGTGAAGGGTTTAGCCCAGGAGAAGGGAATTAAGGTTGTGTGCATTGACTCGGCACCAACTCCGAGTGGTTGTTTGAATTTCTCCGAGTTGACTCAGTCAGACGAGAACGACATGCCGAGTGTTGAATGGGACCCTAACGACGTTGTTGTGTTACCGTTCTCTTCTGGAACGACTGGGTTACCAAAAGGGGTGATGTTAAGCCACAAGAACATGATCACTAGTGTTGCTCAACATGTAGATGGAGAGAATCCAAACTTGTATTTCcatagtgaagatgtgttgttGTGTTTGCTTCCTATGTTCCACATCTATGCCCTCACCGCTGTGTTACTTTGTGGGTTACGAGTTGGGTCAGCGATTCTGTTAATGCAGAAGTTTGAAGTGGTGAGACTTATGGAGCTGATCCAGAAATTTAAGGTCACTGTTGTGCCTTTGGCTCCTCCGGCCATTTTAGCAATTAGTAGAAGCAAGATTATTGATAATTACGATTGTTCGTCGATCCGCATGGTAATCTCTGGTGCAGCACCGATTGGAAAGGACCTTGAAGATTCATTTAAATCAAAGTTTCCCAATTCCAAGTTTGGTCAG GGATATGGGATGACCGAGGCCGGTCCAGTGACGATGTGCTTGGCCTTCGCCAAAGAACCGTTCGATACAAAACCAGGTTCTTGTGGGACTGTTATTAGAAATGCTGATTTAAAGATCATTGATCCGATAACAGGTTTTTCTCTTTCCAGAAATCAaccaggagagatttgcattaAAGGGTATCAGATCATGAAAG GTTATCTCAACGATCCAGAGGGTACAAAGAGAACCATTGACAAACATGGTTGGTTACACACAGGGGACATTGGCTAtgttgatgaggatgatgagatCTTCATTGTGGATCGGTTGAAAGAATTGATCAAGTACAAGGGTTTCCAGGTAGCTCCCGCCGAGCTCGAAGCAATTCTCGTCGCTCATCCCAAAATCTCTGATGCCGCTGTTGTCCC AATGAAAGACGAAGTTGCAGGCGAAGTTCCGGTCGCCTTTGTCGTGAAATCAAACGGTTGTGAGGTCACAGACGATGAGATCAAGGAATACATCTCAAAACAG GTAGTACACTATAAGAGGATCAAACGGGTACTTTTCGTGCATTCAATCCCAAAAGCACCATCTGGCAAGATCCTACGGAAGGATTTAAGAGCAAAGTTGTGA
- the LOC122667868 gene encoding 4-coumarate--CoA ligase-like, with translation MEPAREEQEFIYRSKLPDIYIPNHLHLHSFCFQNLSKFSSRPCLIDSSTGKTYTYSDVNLISRKVASGLNKLGIKQGQVIMVLLHNTPEFAFTFLGALYRGAITTTANPFYEAAEIAKQAIASNVKLIVTHACYVDKVKGLAQEKGIKVVFIDSAPTPSGCLHFTELTKSDENELPSVESDPNDVVVLPFSSGTTGLPKGVMLSHKNMITSVAQHVDGENPNLYFHSEDVVLCLLPMFHIYALTAVFLCGLRVGAAILLMQKFEVVTLMELIQKYKVTVMPLAPPAVLAISRSKVVDNYDCSSIRMVMSGAAPIAKDLEDAFISKFPYAKFGQGYGMTEAGPVTICLSFAKEPFDTKPGSCGTVIRNADLKIIDPTTGFSLSRNKPGEICIKGDQIMKGYINDPEGTKKTIDKHGWLHTGDIGYVDEDDEIFIVDRLKELIKYKGFQVAPAELEAILVAHPKISDAAVVPMKDEVAGEVPVAFVVKSDGCEVTEDEIKEYISKQVVHYKRIKRVILVHSIPKAPSGKILRKDLRAKL, from the exons ATGGAGCCtgcaagagaagaacaagagtTCATCTACCGATCAAAGCTCCCAGATATCTACATTCCAAACCACCTCCATCTACATTCTTTTTGTTTCCAAAACCTATCAAAATTCAGTTCACGCCCATGTCTCATTGACAGTTCCACCGGCAAAACCTACACTTACTCAGATGTCAATCTCATCTCCCGAAAGGTAGCTTCTGGTCTTAACAAATTAGGCATCAAACAAGGTCAGGTGATCATGGTTTTACTTCACAACACGCCCGAGTTTGCTTTCACATTCCTCGGTGCATTATATCGCGGCGCCATCACCACGACGGCGAACCCCTTTTACGAAGCTGCGGAGATAGCAAAGCAAGCAATAGCCTCCAATGTCAAACTTATAGTCACCCATGCTTGCTATGTTGACAAGGTTAAGGGTTTAGCCCAGGAGAAGGGGATTAAGGTTGTGTTCATTGACTCGGCACCAACTCCGAGTGGTTGTTTGCATTTCACCGAGTTGACTAAGTCAGACGAGAACGAGCTGCCGAGTGTTGAATCGGACCCTAACGACGTTGTTGTGTTACCGTTCTCTTCTGGAACGACTGGGTTACCAAAAGGGGTGATGTTAAGCCACAAGAATATGATCACTAGTGTTGCTCAACATGTAGATGGAGAGAATCCAAACTTGTATTTCCATAGTGAAGATGTCGTGTTGTGCTTGTTACCTATGTTCCATATCTATGCGCTCACCGCTGTGTTTCTTTGTGGGTTACGAGTTGGGGCAGCGATTCTGTTAATGCAGAAGTTTGAAGTAGTAACACTTATGGAGTTGATTCAGAAATATAAGGTGACTGTGATGCCGTTGGCTCCTCCGGCAGTGTTAGCAATTAGTAGAAGCAAGGTTGTTGATAACTACGATTGTTCGTCTATCCGAATGGTAATGTCTGGTGCAGCACCGATTGCAAAGGATCTTGAAGATGCATTCATATCAAAGTTTCCATATGCCAAGTTTGGTCAG GGATACGGGATGACCGAGGCTGGTCCAGTGACGATATGCTTGTCCTTCGCGAAAGAACCGTTCGACACAAAACCAGGTTCATGTGGGACTGTTATTAGAAATGCAGATTTAAAGATCATTGATCCAACAACTGGTTTTTCTCTGTCCAGAAATAAACCAGGAGAGATCTGCATTAAAGGGGATCAGATCATGAAAG GTTACATCAACGATCCAGAGGGCACAAAGAAAACCATTGACAAACATGGATGGTTACACACAGGGGACATCGGGTAtgttgatgaggatgatgagatCTTCATTGTGGACCGATTGAAAGAATTGATAAAGTACAAAGGGTTCCAGGTGGCCCCTGCCGAGCTCGAAGCAATTCTCGTCGCTCATCCCAAAATCTCTGATGCCGCTGTTGTCCC AATGAAAGACGAAGTCGCAGGCGAAGTTCCGGTCGCATTTGTCGTGAAATCAGACGGTTGTGAGGTCACAGAAGATGAGATCAAGGAATACATCTCAAAACAG GTAGTACACTATAAGAGGATCAAACGGGTAATTTTAGTGCATTCAATCCCAAAAGCGCCATCTGGCAAGATCTTACGGAAGGATTTAAGAGCAAAATTGTAA
- the LOC122667870 gene encoding nifU-like protein 3, chloroplastic isoform X1 translates to MSVFSTQMQILKAATTARAATFNPSLIKNLIKEPSSISSKQNSFLRGQFNIKHFLEITSRHRLRSQAGTVVVPSCVLPLTEENVERVLEEVRPGLMADGGNVALHEIDGLVVVLKLQGACGSCPSSTMTLKMGIETRLRDKIPEIQEVEQIMDTETGLELNEENVEKILAEIRPYLGGTGGGELELIQIDGYVVKVKLNGPAAGVMTVRVALTQKLREKIPAIAAVQLTDK, encoded by the exons ATGAGTGTGTTCTCAACCCAAATGCAAATTCTAAAAGCAGCAACAACAGCCAGAGCTGCAACATTCAATCCATCCCTCATCAAG AACCTGATCAAAGAACCCAGTTCGATTTCGTCGAAACAGAACTCCTTCCTCAGGGGTCAATTCAATATCAAACACTTCCTTGAAATCACCTCAAGGCATCGTTTGAGAAGCCAAGCAG GAACAGTAGTTGTGCCTAGTTGTGTTCTTCCATTAACCGAAGAGAATGTAGAGAGAGTGCTTGAGGAAGTGCGGCCAGGCCTAATGGCCGATGGAGGGAACGTCGCACTGCATGAGATCGATGGGCTTGTTGTGGTACTAAAGCTACAAGGAGCATGTGGTTCATGTCCAAGTTCAACTATGACCTTGAAGATGGGAATTGAAACTCGTCTCAGGGATAAGATACCTGAAATCCAGGAAGTGGAGCAGATTATGGACACAGAGACTGGACTTGAGCTCAATGAGGAAAACGTCGAAAAG ATTCTTGCAGAGATAAGGCCGTATCTTGGGGGTACAGGAGGTGGAGAGCTAGAGCTTATTCAGATCGATGGATATGTTGTTAAGGTCAAACTCAATGGACCAGCAGCAGGTGTTATGACAGTTCGGGTTGCTCTAACTCAAAAATTGAGAGAAAAAATACCTGCAATAGCGGCTGTCCAGCTAACAGACAAGTAA
- the LOC122667870 gene encoding nifU-like protein 3, chloroplastic isoform X2 has protein sequence MSVFSTQMQILKAATTARAATFNPSLIKNSFLRGQFNIKHFLEITSRHRLRSQAGTVVVPSCVLPLTEENVERVLEEVRPGLMADGGNVALHEIDGLVVVLKLQGACGSCPSSTMTLKMGIETRLRDKIPEIQEVEQIMDTETGLELNEENVEKILAEIRPYLGGTGGGELELIQIDGYVVKVKLNGPAAGVMTVRVALTQKLREKIPAIAAVQLTDK, from the exons ATGAGTGTGTTCTCAACCCAAATGCAAATTCTAAAAGCAGCAACAACAGCCAGAGCTGCAACATTCAATCCATCCCTCATCAAG AACTCCTTCCTCAGGGGTCAATTCAATATCAAACACTTCCTTGAAATCACCTCAAGGCATCGTTTGAGAAGCCAAGCAG GAACAGTAGTTGTGCCTAGTTGTGTTCTTCCATTAACCGAAGAGAATGTAGAGAGAGTGCTTGAGGAAGTGCGGCCAGGCCTAATGGCCGATGGAGGGAACGTCGCACTGCATGAGATCGATGGGCTTGTTGTGGTACTAAAGCTACAAGGAGCATGTGGTTCATGTCCAAGTTCAACTATGACCTTGAAGATGGGAATTGAAACTCGTCTCAGGGATAAGATACCTGAAATCCAGGAAGTGGAGCAGATTATGGACACAGAGACTGGACTTGAGCTCAATGAGGAAAACGTCGAAAAG ATTCTTGCAGAGATAAGGCCGTATCTTGGGGGTACAGGAGGTGGAGAGCTAGAGCTTATTCAGATCGATGGATATGTTGTTAAGGTCAAACTCAATGGACCAGCAGCAGGTGTTATGACAGTTCGGGTTGCTCTAACTCAAAAATTGAGAGAAAAAATACCTGCAATAGCGGCTGTCCAGCTAACAGACAAGTAA